The DNA window TGTCTCTCACGCTCAGTACACATTGGAATCTCCGGGAAGGTTTGTTAAGCCAGCCAGAGCTGGGACCCACCCCCAGGGTTTCTGTTTCCTGAGTCTGGGGTGATCCTAGAGAATCTGCATCTCCAACAAGCTTCCAGGTGACCCTGACGTGACTGCTCTGAGGACCACCCTTTGAGAGCCACTGTCATAAGTAATATTTGCCAAATCTCTGTATGGGATGATCTAGATGCTATGAAATGGGTTACTCGGTAGCCCAGATGGACTGTCCCATGTAAGTAAGGAATAGATGGGCACAGGTCATTTCATGTTCCTTTTTAATTCGTCATCTCCATCAAGTAGCACTTGACATCTAATCTTTGGCTTTCTTCAAACATTGTTTTTTCCCTCCATGTCATTCCCTCTTACTGGAGTTCAGACAAATGGTTAATCCTGAGAGAGAGGAAACTAAAGATTGAGTTTTGTTAGTCCTGACAAAGATTCCAAGAtgttcctaggcacagactggtcaAGAACAACTGGAGGAAACGATCCTTCCTGGTATAAAGCTCACCTTGTTCTTAAACAATGTTGGGCTGTCCCTGTCACAGGAATGGAGGGAACAGAGGTGGATGTGTGTCTTTTCACTCCTCCCCATAGCAAAATGTCTGCCTTAAATTCTCTCCaattccagaaaaagaaaaacaaacaaacaaacaaacaaaaaacagttcaAAGGAAACACCAGAGTTTCTTGACTGAGCCCTGGTTCTTGGCTCATCTGTCCTTAGCAATGTCACCACATTCAAAGGAAATGACCCCTTATTTTTCTGTATCCCACTCTGAGCAAGCAGTCGTCATTGTCCCCAGCAACACTGTGCCCTCAGAGGCTTGGTGTATTAagcctattttttaaatttctgggtACGGAGTCAGtgcttttctttcttaaaaaaggaaaagaagacaaCACTTTGATGAAGCAAGAGGTGATTTTGGACCTTGTGTTTGGAATTAGGGCCCACACACAGGTCTTAGTGCAATCGATTCCAGGGCAGATGGTTGAGGAGACATCGACCTATGTCACGAAGCCACCCAAACCTCCTTGCCCTGCCGGGTGTCTCCAGAGACACTTCTCAGCCTACAGAACACAGACCTGCGGGGAAAGAAGATGAGCCCTATTCCACCTGCGCTCTGGTGAATCGTCGGTGTGGTGTCCCACAGTTTTTTTTCCTCCGAAGGCGATTAGACTTTCTCCATCTCAATCTGCTGGTGGTAGTGCCTTGCCTGCCGCTGGCCGACATTCAGCTTGTACACGGAGCTCTTGTGCTGGCACCTGTGGTAACCCCACACGGCCCCCACACTTGCCAGGAGCAGCAGCAGGCACAGGACTGTGACAACGGTGGCGATCACGGGGCCTCTGCTGAGGCTGGGACACTCGTCTCCCACACAGGGAACCAGAGTTGGAAGAAGCTCTGCCTCACTTGCACCTGGCCCAGGGCCTTCCTGTCCTAGGAAGTCCTCAGACAGCAGGTAGGGGAAGCTGTCCTGGACCTCAGGCGCAGTGGTTTCCACGGGCAGCATGGTGGCCTCGGTGCTAGTTGAGGGGATGTGGGCAGGCACCTGGTGGACAGCGGTTGTTGTCATTGTCTCCAGGGTCCAGTGGGTGAGTTCGTGGGGAGGAGTGGCCATGGGAGACTCGTCTGTGGTGAGTCTCCAAGGTAGAGTTGGCTGGTACTTGGTGGAGTCGTCATCCCTACTGGGGGGACCCTCTGTCTCAGACACGTTCCTGGGCCTGAGAGCCAATGCCTCCACATCTAGCATTTGAGATGGAAGAACTGAACCGTGGGTCATGTCCTCACTTGGTGTGAGAGCCGTGCTCCTGGGCTTCTTGACTTCCACGAGGATGGGCTGATCAGGAGTCACGAGAACACTTTCATCCTGTCCTACTGACCCATCCCCCTTGTCCCCTTCATCCTCCCCTTCTacctcctctttcctccaagcCTTGTCCGTCACAGGGTACCCATCTAACCAGGACTCATCGCTGCTGCTTACCACTGGGTCCCCTGCCCTGCTGCCATTTCTGTCCACTAAAGGCCCCAAGGGGCCCTCAGTGCTACCATAGATCACCTTGGTTTCGGGTTCACCTGGGACCAATTTCGCTCCACTGTGATTGTCCCCAGCAGGAAACTGCTTTTTGGTGTCATCATCCACGTCCTTTTCCAACTCAGGCTTGTGGAAAGTCTCAGCAGGAAACCAGAGCGAGTACTTCTGGTTTAGCTGGGATTTTGGCCAGTCTGTGGGGACACTGCTCTCAGTGCCAGACAAGCCTGTGGTTGGCCCAAATGCTTTATCCCAGGCTGCATGTTCCTTCCCCACAGAAATGGAGACCAGACGGTCTTGCTTTGATGCGTCCTCAGAGGCTTCTTCCTGACCTCTGTCCTCTTCTGCCTCTGTCTGGGAATCTTCCATGAGCTCTTTGAATGACACAGATCTGTCATCAGGGAAATTATCTTCATAGTCGATAAGTGCCTCAGCTTCCtctggaaggaaagagggaaagactTCATTAGGTCAAAGGGCACAGAGTCAATGAGAACAtcagaaacggaaatgagaagcaCGAGGACAGGAAGAGAATAAATAATAGTGTTAGGGCTCACAGGTGATATGACTGTGTGTCATAGATAACCCCAAAGAACCTTCAAAGAAACCATTACAATTAATATGTGAGTTTTTCAAGGACATTGGGTCTacattcaatagaaagcatcaaatACATCTAGATACTCGcaataaacagaaaacaaaacaaaaaaaaaatgtaaaggatgTCAtttacaagtatatgaaaaaaaaaatcaaacacctaagaataaatctaacaaaaagtATGTAAGACTTCTACATGGGACAGGACAAAATATCAATATATAAAACTAAAGACCTAAGTAAATGAAGAACTATACCATGACGGTATAATGGAAGGCTCAAATCTTCCAGTTTGTCCAAATTGATCTATATGGATTTAATACAGTTCTAAATAAAAATCTCATACAACAAACTGATGTTAAAATGTATGGAAATGTAACAGACcaagaatagacaaagcaatcttgaaaaagaagaaaaatctggAAGACCTATGCTACAAGATTTGAAGACTTACTGCAAAACTGGATTACTTTTCAAAGCTGTGGTATTGCCTCATGGATAGATTATTGGACTGTATTAAATTAAGAACTTCTGATCATCAAAAGCCACCATGAAGAGTAGGGGAAGATATTTGCAATTCATGTAACCTCCAAAGGACTTGTATCCAGAAATTAAAAACAGCACATGCCAATCAGTACTAAATAGACGAACCACAGAAGAGTTGGCAAGGTGCGTGAATTGATGCATCACAAAAAAAGCTATCCAAAGACTCATTACACATGTGAGAGGGTGTGCAACCTCACTAGTAAGAGAGAAATGCTAATTATAGTCACAATGAGATACAACTGCACAGTCCCACATGGTATAGACAGACTGACAGTAGCAAGTGTTAACAAGGATAGAAAGCATGGTTAGTGGGAGTATGAATTGGCACATCCACTATGGAAAACTGGGCATTCCTACTAAAATTGAACATATGGGAGCAACATGGCAATTCTATTTCTAAATATACACTCAACAGTAATAGTCCAAATGGGCATCAAAATTCATGTACAAGAATGTTCATAATCGCCACAACTGGAAACAATAAGAAGGCCCATTAACTGCAGAACTAATACATAAATTATAGTACATTCATTCAATGGAAATCAGTGAAAATGAGTCAACCATAGCTTTTCACAACAACATAGATAGATGAGCCAGAATGCTAAGCAAAACAAGCCAGGCAATTGTGGTGATTCATTTGCACCAAGTTTTAAACCAAACAGAACCAGCCTATGCTATTCGAAGCCAGGATGGTGGCTACACTTGAGCTGAAAAGAGAGGGTAAGGACTAGGTCTGGCTGCAAGCAGGGACTTGGGGATGCTGGTAacattctactttttaaaatttattttttgttagtgcattataattacacacaATAGTGGGATTCATCATGTCATATTTGTGCTTGCACGTAACCCAAtctgatcaatctcattccccaataccttcctttccctcccaacaTGATACTTCTTGGCCTTGTGGGGATTaaatttctttgttaattttttgatCATCTGCTGATCTGTTGCTTTAAAATTTGTtgtaactaattttttttaaaatgcatgttTGAAAATATGGATCTCCTCTTTGTAGGACTTTCTAAGTGGGACTGTGCTGCAAAATATTCTGAATCCAACTGAGTAAAGACAGAGGCGCCATAGTTAGAAGACCAGAATATAAGAATAGCCTTATGTGACAGAATCATGCAGGTCAGGAAGGCTCCAGAAACTGGTATTCTCTGAAGATAGGAGCGCTTTAAGTTTTACCTCTCTTAATTATCTTTGAAAGTCAAGTCTTATTGGAAAACACTTTAGATATTAAAACAGAAGAGTTTCTCCATTTCACTTTGTAATTTCAAAAGAACACAATGCAAAGTGCTCCAGAATCTCAGTCTACAATGAACACTACCTTGCCGTGTGGTACATTTCTGGACTCTGAAACAAGACTCATGGCTATCTGGCTTATTCCTGAAGATTCTTAGAGAACAAGACTCTATATCTTGCTTATTTAATGACTTGTAGAGTtgtatataaaattttttttaatcctttctgATAAAATTTAAGCCCATTCAATGGACTTGTGTCCTCAGCCCCAAATAGAAAAGAATGAAGAGCAAACATGGCGACAAATGTCAATGTTTTATGCTTAGAAAAGGAAAGTCTCATAATTGTTTCAGGGGACCTTCCACCATAGTGTGTCCTATTCACAAATTCCTAGACAAAAACTATCAGATGGCTGGGCCATTTGACTAGCCTTGTAGAATTCCAACCCAGGGTCCCAGTGCTTACTCTGTGCACATTTCCTTGTCACATCATTACTCCAAGAATTGCACTAGCCAGCTCCTTCACCAGATAAACCCCACGGAGCACATGGGACAGACTCTCCCAGATTTGCAACATAGCAAGCTGAATTTCAAAGGTCTTCTATGGTAGAAGCTAAATAAGCATTGAGTTTTGCATTTAATAACCATCTTtctttaaaatacaataaaatgaaataaaggactttgagacaaaacttttttttttctaaaatcaaTACAGAACACATAGACAAATCATACTTGccgcatttctctggcaaaatgccaggcgccatcctgacttgtttacaaacTCTAACACATACTGAATCCAGATGGAGATTTGAGAAGGCTGAGTTAAATCTTCCACTGCAGAATAAGGTGGTTAGACTGTTTGCTTACACAACTGTGTTTACTGATGGGCTGTGTTAGAAGATTGCCCAAAGGGCCACAGTTCTCCACTCTTTCCTTTATCAAATCCTTTTGTCATTTGACTTTGCAACTCTTCACATCAAGAGGTGGGGCCCATTTTCCATCTCTGTAGTCTATATTTGCCTCATCATCTGTTTTGACCCATAGAAGGCAGTGGAAGTCTTGCATGCGTCCCTTCTCGTTCTTGGAACCCTGCGGGCTGCATTGAACAAGCCCAAGACACTGAAGAATGAGAGACCATGTGCAGGAGAGATGAATGTCCCAACTGAGGTCACCCCACACCAGCCAACTCCAGCTGACCTGGAAACTAACCATGCTCACTTGAGTGAGCCCGATCAATACCAGAAGAACAGTCCAGCCGAGCCCAGCCTCAACTGCTGATTCAAAGAACTGAAGCCAAATAAATGTCTATTGTTTGAAGTCACTAAATTTTAGGGGGATGGTGTACCACATGGAAAAACTAACTAATACACTAGCTATGAGCTGCTTGAAGGAAAAGACTTAGACATTGTGTCCTTGAGTGTAATAGTGCCTGACCTATTACAGGCATTCCTAGAGATATGCTTGAGTCAGTTGAAAAAGTAAATGATTCTGGTGGGGGGAAGTTTGCAGTAGCTCAGATCCTGAGATTCTCTTCATCCTGCCTCATAACTGCTTGGCATCAAGACCTATTTCCAGCAGTGGTCTCCCAAACACAAAGGGACTATGTGACCACTTCCAAAGTATGAGGAATTAGTTATATGCACCTGTAGTCTGTCATAAGCCCCAAAGATCCTCTGAAAAGATGCCATTGTTGAAGGTCTAGTTGAACActtgtaaatacacacacacacacacacacacacacacacacttccttaCTTGCTGAGAACATCTATTTTCTTCCtagcttctccttggtgccttGGCCTCTAACAATTTAAAAGGGCATGCAGTAGAACTTCCTCTTCATTGCTGGTAGATTCATCATAACAAGTCAGAGAGGTGAATACTTTTCATCAGAATTTACTCTTAATGCAAAGAAACTTGACTCTCCTCACATCTGACAGGTCATTTTCTGCCCCACATCTGCTACATCCAATttgcttttaattaaaaaaaaaaatggttaaaaacaatagcttttctatataccaataatgaacaccctgagaaagaaatcaggaaaatgatTTTCACTCACAATATCTTCAGAAAAACAACAAGGAGATGAAAAACTTTGACAAGAAAGATTACAGaatactgaaaaaagaaattgaagaagacactgAAAAAATGGGGagatctcccatgttcatggtttggcagaattaatattgctataatggccatattaccaaaagtgatgtacatattcaatgcaattccctaTTAAatgccaatgatattcttcatagaattagaaaatccagtcctaaaattcatatggaggaAGAAAAGACCCAGAGTGACCAAAGCAATCCTGAACAAAAAGACAATACTGGAGGCAGcgcaatacctgacttcaaattatactacagatccATAATAACAAAACAGAATGATCCTGGCATAAAACACAtatagatcaatggaatagaatagaagacacctaGACAAACCCTGGCAGCCATAGTCATCAGATACTTGAAAttagatccctatctctcaccctgtacaaaagcCAATTCAAAATGGACCAAAAACCTAAGTATAAGACCAGAAGCTTTGCAAATACTAAAAGAAAATATAGGGGAAACACTTCAACATATAGGTACAGGCAACCATTTCCTGAATAGGAGTCCTATAGCTCAGGAAATAGTACCAAGGATTAATAAATGTaatagcatcaaattaaaaagcttttgcaGAGCAAATGAAACAAGAGACCAAAGAGATAGCCTacacaatgggagaaaatctttgccaactaTTCTTCTGacacaggattaatatccagaatggataaagagctcaaaacaaacaaacaaacaaaccaaaagataaaaatatcccagtaaataaataaatgggtaaaggaacaaaacagacacttttcaaaagaagtaCAAATTGCCAACAgttatgtttagttttttgaCTACATCATCTATAGCCACCAAggacatgcaaatcaaaactacactgagattccatctcaccccagtcagaatggcagtcatcaagaatacaaataataaatactggtgaggatatgggggaaacgGAACTCTTATATACTGTTGatgagaatgtaaattagtacagcaactatggaaatcaatatggagggtcctcaaaaaactaaacataaGAACTACCATAGATCCAGCTATacgactcctcagtatttatctgaaagaattaaagtcagcatactttaGAGATGAATGCATACCCATGCTTATTGTGGCACAATTCACATAGCCAAGTTATGGtatcagcctaggtgtccatcagcaaatgaatggataaagaaaatgtggtatgtatacacaatgggttTTTATTCAgccacatagaagaacaaaattatgtcacCTGCAGGAAAATgattggaactggagaacatcttgTTGTGAAATACGCCAGACTCAGAAAGATAgtattgtatgttttctctcatacatgGAAACCAGAGGTGTAAAAATCATCATGAATATTTATAGGGAGACCATGAGTGTAAAGAAAGGGAATcatggagaggggagaggggaaggtaaagggaagtactggggagTGAAATTAACTATATTATGCTGTATGCATGTAGGATCATGCCACAGTGAAACTCACCATTCTATATAATTAAtgtgcaccaatttaaaaattatgtattaTGTGGCATTGCAGAAGAAATTATTATCTTTTGTAAAATAGTATACATTTGTCAATTATCTCCTGGATATTCTGCTTTTGGGGATGAATATCACTGTGTTCTCACCCAGAACAGTCCTCTTTATCATGAAGCAGGGCAGAAAACAGAAACTCTCCAAGACCATTTTTCCTTGGGAAGTTTTCACCTATTGGAACTCAGAGCCATTACCTCATGCACAATCTGCAACATAAGGCCTCTTACCAGGTGTTATTTTACTAGGGAATATATATTGCCTCATTGAATCCCCAACATACCAAACCATCAAGAACCCACAGATGATTCTGTTTTATTCCATGGGATTTTTGTCATTCTGGTTCTGGCCTGTATAAATCTAGAGaaggcattcattttcttttttttcaggtcATCGACTACAGCTCCCTGACTGTCGAGAGCAATAGACCATCTCCTTGTAAACCTAGCAGAGGCCAAAAGTGATGTAGTCCATGGGTAAATAGAATTCTTACCCAAATAACCAACAGCCAAAAAGAAGTGTCActgtaaataatattaaaaatcttCCAGTGATCAATCTCCctaaacacagatgcaaaaatctcAGTGTTGACAAACTGAATCCAGTAATACATTAACATTGGTAATAAGActtaaataatatattaaaaggATAATACATTAAGCCTAGTTAGGCTTACCCCAGCAATTTACAATTGGCTTAACTTTTATAAAAAGGAGcttcagaaaagcatttgacacaaGTCAACTCTTAGAATTGAGAAATAAGGAAACTTCCTGaacccagtttttaaaaaatgtgcaaaAAGTGATGCTAAAAGGAAAGAATTATTATCATATGCTCCAAAGTGGCTGAATGCTGGGGACATTATACTTAACATTATAATAAGCCAGttacagaaaaacaaataccGTGTGATTCCATTCAAATGAGGTACCACAAGTGGTCAGATTCATAGATGGAGAGTAGAACATGGTTACCAGGGACTGAGGGAAGAAGTAAAAGAAAAGTTGTTGTATAATGAATATAGAGTTTCAGATTTATAAGATGACAAAGTTCTGGAACTCTTTCACAAGAAGGAAACACTACTGACTTGAACACTTAAAGATGGTTAAGATGgtagattttgttgttgttgttgttttttatcaaaaattttaaaaagaaaagattaacaaaTAGAATTACATTAAAATTCTATTCATCAAAGGTACCATGAAgaacatgaaaaagcaacttGCCTAACAGAAGACACTTGCAACCATATAGAACACTGAAAGTTCTGGTATCCAGAATAATGTAAAGAACTCCCACAAATAACCGTGAAATGAACAGACAACCCAGTAGAAAATCGGGCAAGTGTACTGAAAAGGCATTTCTCAAATGAGATGTTCAAGCAGACAATACACATATGATAAAGTGTCTGAACAGCATTAATAATCAAGGaaattgctgggcacagtggtccacacctgaaatcccagtggctcgggaggttgaggcaggaggatcgcaagttcaaagccagcctcagcaatggcaagacgctaagcaattcagtgagatcttgtctctaaataaaatacaaaatagtgctggggatgtggctcagtgatcaagtgcccctgagtttggtCCCCAGTACCTcctcactgcaaaaaaaaaaaaaaaaaaaaaaaaaatcaaggaaattAAAATAAAGTGATACCACAAACATATCCATCAGAATGGGGGGATACTGAAAATGCCAATGATTATTAGGGATATGAGGCTCCTGGAACTTTTATGCATTTCTGGTAGAAGTGTAAATTTGTAGAGTCATTTTGGAAACTGGTTGGGCATTATCTACTGAAGTCGAGGGTATACACACCCTGTGATCCAGCAATTTCACTCCTAAGTATATAAACAAAATTACAGAAAACGCAAAATTCTAGAAGAATGCGCGCAACATAAGCCACAAGAGACTACAAGAATCTTCTTGTAATAGTCTCAAACCTGAATCAATGAAGACAGTCATCAACAAGAGATGGATCACACCATGGCAAAGGAAAAGAATGAACTACAGCTCCCTGGAACGTGGTTATCTCACAGACATAACACTGGGCAAACAAGAGTACATACTGTACACTTCAAGAAGCAGGGAAAACATAATTTATGGCTTTAGAAGTGTGGAAAGTGGTGATTCTCAGGGAGGTGGTGACTGGAAAGGAGCACCAGGAATGTTCTTGGATTGCTGACGATGTTCTGCTTCTTAACCTGGGTGACGATTACCCGGGTGTGCTTATGATATGGTAATTCATTGAGCTCTATaacctttgatttttaaaatgttctgcaTTCATGTTAccctgaaataaaatttaaataaacaacCAAAAGTGCACACCATGTTCCAAGACAAACTGGCACAGAATTTGGCAACCGAATGAAGAAAGAATGGAGAAAGCATTCAACTGATATCCAGACAGAACAGGCAAATCATACATAATGACAAAATTAAATCAGACTTGCCTAGAATTTCACCTCAGCAAGTTCATTGGTAGAAAAGAACAATGGTGATAATCTTTGAGGggaaataaaatgtaataatagCCATTTGCTAGATGTCACTCAGATTTCTGCTGATAGTAGCCATTTTTTCTTCTTAGGAAGTCTgaactttgaaatattttaaaaatatagcatGTCATGTGATATTGTGCATGTCTTACTTATGTACAACTGTGAACTAGTTACtgctggcatttttttttaaattattttttattttagttttggcggacacaacatctttgtttgtatgtggtgctgaggatcgaacccgggctgcactcatgccaggcgagcgcgctaccgcttgagccacatccccagcccctggcattTTAATTAAGAACTCACAGTCCGTTAAAGTCAGCATACcatagtgacacagtcacatcaatgtttatagcagctcaattcacaatagctgacctATGGGAACCAActgaggtgcccttcaacagatgaaaaaatgtggtatatatgcataatagaatattactaaagcataaagaagaatgaaattatgggatTGCTGGTAAATGGGGAACTGGAGACTCTCATGcttagcgaaataagccaatccccccaaatcaaaggctgaatgttctctctgtgtGCA is part of the Callospermophilus lateralis isolate mCalLat2 chromosome 1, mCalLat2.hap1, whole genome shotgun sequence genome and encodes:
- the Susd5 gene encoding sushi domain-containing protein 5; this encodes MTAEGPGSRVPAHSRLSALWAASLLLLGVPRLSVRADGKLFVLESQNGSQGLDLETARLSCKTRGAHLVSAEELRRVVQDCTLAVCTTGWLADGTLGTTVCSKGSDEQQIVKAIDVRIESNPVPGGRYNALCIKNEEKPCGDPPSFPHTILQGRTGLEMGDELLYVCAPGPVPGQREMAFTLLCNSCGEWYGLVQACGKEEAEALIDYEDNFPDDRSVSFKELMEDSQTEAEEDRGQEEASEDASKQDRLVSISVGKEHAAWDKAFGPTTGLSGTESSVPTDWPKSQLNQKYSLWFPAETFHKPELEKDVDDDTKKQFPAGDNHSGAKLVPGEPETKVIYGSTEGPLGPLVDRNGSRAGDPVVSSSDESWLDGYPVTDKAWRKEEVEGEDEGDKGDGSVGQDESVLVTPDQPILVEVKKPRSTALTPSEDMTHGSVLPSQMLDVEALALRPRNVSETEGPPSRDDDSTKYQPTLPWRLTTDESPMATPPHELTHWTLETMTTTAVHQVPAHIPSTSTEATMLPVETTAPEVQDSFPYLLSEDFLGQEGPGPGASEAELLPTLVPCVGDECPSLSRGPVIATVVTVLCLLLLLASVGAVWGYHRCQHKSSVYKLNVGQRQARHYHQQIEMEKV